A region of the Methanobacterium formicicum genome:
CGGTGTAGGTCTGCTTCTTCACCCGATAAATACTGTGTTCCATGGACTCCAGCACCAGATCCACATCCTCCCCTTCCTCCAAAAACGCGATGTGCTGTTCCAGTATAGGGACCATCGCCTGATCCAGGTGTATCTGTGCACTAATATAGGCTTCGTAGGGATTGTCGTAGTTAATGTATTTCACCTTTTTAGGACCATCAACCAAATCTTCCATTTCCCGCGGATTTCCCTCCCCTTCTTCCTGATGATAATATTTAAAAAGTTGTTCAATCAGACGAGGTCTTTCTTCTTCTAACACTACCTTGTATCTGGTTAATTTGACAATTATCTCCGCCCGATCTTCCTGGTCTTTCGTAGTAAACCCCCCTTTATATTTCTCAACAACTAAAATACAATATTTATTATGTGGGGTTTCCTAGTTACATGCCCCTAGTTCTTAGTTACATACCCCCTATCTATTAATTCTCTGAAGCATAGGTGGGGATGATCAGGATCTTGTTTCCCCGTAAAAGTTATGTCGCTATTGTTTACTGTGTTTTTCAGGTTTCCTTCCAAAATTTTAATAACCCCTAAGGAGACTTAATTATCTATACTATAAATTTTTTAAAATTTTACTGAAATAGTTTCAATGGACCCGGTTTCCAGGATAAATACAAAATGATAACGATTGTTTACTGGAAACGTGTTCAAATGGGATTTTTTCATATGGGATTTTTTAGAACATTCTAATTAATCACATGATTTTACGGAGGAAATGACATGTTACATGGAACAGAACTTTTAAAGAAGGGCTTTGCCAAGATGACCAAGGGCGGAGTGATCATGGATGTAGTTAACGCTGAACAAGCAGCCATTGCTGAAGAAGCAGGGGCTGTGTCCGTAATGGCTCTGGAAAAGGTGCCAGCAGATATACGGGCCTCCGGAGGAGTGGCCCGCATGGCTGACCCCAGTAAGGTCACCGAGATCATGGATGCCGTGAGCATCCCGGTGATGGCCAAGGTACGTATCGGTCACTTTGTGGAAGCCCAGGTCCTGGAAGCACTGGGTGTGGACATGATCGACGAGAGTGAGGTACTCACCCCGGCCGATGAAAAATACCACATTGACAAAAAACAATTCACCATACCCTTTGTCTGCGGAGCAAGAAACCTGGGAGAAGCTCTCCGCAGGATCGATGAAGGAGCAGCCATGATAAGGACCAAAGGAG
Encoded here:
- the pdxS gene encoding pyridoxal 5'-phosphate synthase lyase subunit PdxS, yielding MLHGTELLKKGFAKMTKGGVIMDVVNAEQAAIAEEAGAVSVMALEKVPADIRASGGVARMADPSKVTEIMDAVSIPVMAKVRIGHFVEAQVLEALGVDMIDESEVLTPADEKYHIDKKQFTIPFVCGARNLGEALRRIDEGAAMIRTKGEAGTGNVVEAVRHMRMIQGTIRELQDKTEEELWSVARQEEAQFYLVKETQKQGRLPVVNFAAGGVATPADAALMMQLGADGVFVGSGIFKSENPEIVAKAIAEATAHYEDAELIAEVSRDLGKAMPGLEISQIPESERLQDRGW